The genomic DNA TAATGGACGATATAATATTTCCGAAACGTGAATAAAAAAGTTCCAGATTCTTTAGTTCTTTCTGATAATCCTGGCCGGAAAAAAAGACTGACAAGTCGGTATTGAAAACGTAGAAGTTGAGATCATTTTCGAGGGAAGCAAAGAGATTCTCCGTTTCGGAGGTGAAATAGGACAGTTGTTTCATCATTTGCTGCTGGCGGTTGTGGACATGATCGCGGTAGGAGAAATAGAAAAAAAGTGCATTACCTGCAAAAAAAAGGGGAAGGACTATACCGCCAAGCAGGAATTTACGGGGCATATACACAATCAGGTTTAACGTGTGCAATCAGTAAGGCATAATATGATAGCCAGAACACCTTCAAAAATAAATAAAAAAATGAGCCGGCAAACTAAGTGCGGTACTTTGTATCTTCTTCGGTGACAATATTGATATAGCTCCGGTATCGTGAGTAAGGGATTGTTCCTTCTTCCACTGCTTTCTGAACGGCACATCCGGGCTCATTCAGATGGAGGCAGTTGTAGTACTGGCAATTTGCGGCGGTTTTAAAAATCTCGGGGAAGAAGTGAAAGATTTCTTCTTTTTTCATATCAACCAGTCCGAATCCTCTTAAACCCGGGCTGTCGATCACATACCCTCCGCTGCTGAGGGGGAACATTTCATAAAAGGTTGTAATATGTTTCCCCTGCAGGTGGTAATGCGAAATATCGCCTGTTTTGAGATGCAGACCTGGTTCAATGGCATTGATCAGGCTTGATTTTCCTGTGCCGCTCAGGCCCGAAATCAGTGTAATCTTGTTTTTCAGCAACTCCGCCACCGGTTCAATACCGTCTTTTTTAGTGACAGAAGTAAGGAAATAACCGTACCCGGCTTTTTGGTAAATTTCGGTTGCCTCGTCGAGAAGTTCCTGCAAAGGTCCTGTAAAAAGGTCCTTTTTATTGAAGACCAGAAAGGCAGGGATTCTGTATGCTTCGGCTGTCACCAGAAACCGGTCGATAAATTCAAAGGGGGTTTGGGGAAAGGCGACGGTTACCACCAGCAAAGCCTGGTCAATGTTGGCGGCCAAGATGTGGTATTGCCGGGAGAGATTGCTGGGTTTACGGATGATATAGTTTTTCCTTTCCTCTATGGAGGTAATCAATCCGGTTTTTCCGTCAGGAGTCAGTTCCAGGGTTACGCGGTCTCCGACAACCACAGGATTGGTTGTTTTTGACATCTGCAGGCGAAAGTTTCCCTTGATCTTGCAGGGAATCGTTTGTCCGTTTTCACAGGCTACCGTATACCAGCTTCCGGTGGTTTTGGTTACAAGGCCCTTCATAATGAGTAAACGTATTCCTTTGGTTCGTCGTCTTTTTCTCTATGGCGGGCTTTGTTTCTGAAATGAAAGGAAAGGGAAAAATAATAAAGTCGGGTTTTCGAAAATTCGGGGAATTCGTGGGGATTAAGAAAATCGTCGAGCATCTGAGTGAACCGCAGGTTGATGCCTCCGGGAAACTGAATGCCTCCGAAAACGGAGGGGACAAATGTATTGGTCTTATTACTGAACCATTCAGTAGATTTTATTTTGAGGTTGTTAACGAAGTGCTTTTCTTTATAATGAAATAACCATTCGTATTGGCCTCCGGCAAAGAGGTAAAAATTTTTGCTGAAAACGCCTATTTTGACTGCAAAAGGAATACCTGCCGCATAACTGCGCCGTTTTGTCTTAACATCCGTATAAAGTTTATCCCGGTAGGTGTAATCTTCTTTTGTGATCATTCCAATGTTTCTGAGCGATAAACCCGTAAAAAGACCCAGATGATCGTTCAGGTCATAATTCCAGTAATCGGAGAGGTGGAGGAACATTGTGAAACGCATATTGACAGGTACGCGCTGGTGATTTGCAAATTCTGCATTGGCAAGGGAGAAGATAAACTCACCTCCGGATGTCTGGTACAGTTTTCTGTTCTGGGCCGGTGAACTCAATACGCTCACAAGACCAAAGACGACGACAAAGGGGAAAATTCGCTGCATGAAAGACCGTATTTGTATTGCAAATGTAAGCATTGTGCTGTAATATTCCTGCAGGTGATTTTTATCCCGCAGGTTATGGATTAAAATTCAGCCAAACGAATAAAAACAAGCGCATTTTGAGAGGAATGCTTTTGAATTAAGCAAGATAGGGCAATATTCTTTCGGAACTTAATCTGGCAATATGTTCGCCGATAGCCAGTGACGCGGTGGCGGCGGGTGATGGGGCATTCAGGATATCCAGTCCGTTTTTGTTTTCCAGAATGATAAAGTCATCAGCCAGTTTGCCGGTGTCGGTGCATGCCTGGGCGCGCACGCCGGATCCGCCGGGAAGTAAATCGTCTTCCGTTATTTCCGGAAGGAGTTTCTGCAATTCCTTTACAAAGGCTTTTTTGAAAAAGGAGCGGTAATATTCTGCCAGTCCCATTCGGAAGTATTTTGCCATCACCTGGCGAAAACCCTTCCAGGAGAGAGACCAGGCGAGTTCGGGAAGGGAAATATCCCATTTTCTGTATCCTTCGCGCCGGAAGGCAAACACGGCATTGGGTCCGGCTTCGACGGTTCCTTTTATGGTGCGGGTAAAATGAACCCCAAGGAACGGGAACTCGGGATCGGGCACCGGATAGATCAGATTTTTTACCAT from Bacteroidales bacterium includes the following:
- the rsgA gene encoding ribosome small subunit-dependent GTPase A; translation: MKGLVTKTTGSWYTVACENGQTIPCKIKGNFRLQMSKTTNPVVVGDRVTLELTPDGKTGLITSIEERKNYIIRKPSNLSRQYHILAANIDQALLVVTVAFPQTPFEFIDRFLVTAEAYRIPAFLVFNKKDLFTGPLQELLDEATEIYQKAGYGYFLTSVTKKDGIEPVAELLKNKITLISGLSGTGKSSLINAIEPGLHLKTGDISHYHLQGKHITTFYEMFPLSSGGYVIDSPGLRGFGLVDMKKEEIFHFFPEIFKTAANCQYYNCLHLNEPGCAVQKAVEEGTIPYSRYRSYINIVTEEDTKYRT